One part of the Aurantibacillus circumpalustris genome encodes these proteins:
- a CDS encoding TonB family protein, which produces MRQNNILFLFVLLFGNSVGQTKIFFDKYWNETKTTDEAIFYKILHKDVNDSNIVLEKAFYLTDTLKWIKKYSDFLKGNIDGTSKSFYSTGQLKEIANYTNGYLNGELKTYWQNGHAKRDDSYEMGKLVDGKTYDSTGKQITYFNYEKAPEYPGGIKELINFLKSNVKYPDIAKADKISGKVLIQFMVDEEGTIRNVKILKSISPELDEEALRVVRGMPTWTPGQIDGTTVHSYFNLPISFKL; this is translated from the coding sequence ATGAGACAAAACAATATACTATTCCTTTTTGTATTACTGTTCGGCAACTCGGTCGGACAGACAAAAATATTCTTCGACAAATACTGGAACGAGACAAAGACAACTGACGAAGCGATTTTTTACAAAATTCTTCATAAAGACGTAAACGATTCTAATATCGTCCTGGAAAAAGCTTTCTACTTGACAGACACTTTAAAATGGATTAAAAAATACTCCGACTTTTTAAAAGGTAATATTGACGGAACATCGAAAAGTTTCTATTCAACCGGACAATTGAAGGAAATTGCAAACTATACAAATGGTTATTTAAACGGTGAACTTAAAACGTATTGGCAAAACGGTCATGCGAAACGGGACGACTCCTATGAAATGGGCAAGCTAGTTGACGGCAAAACATATGACTCGACAGGAAAACAAATAACATATTTTAATTACGAAAAAGCACCTGAGTATCCTGGAGGCATAAAAGAGCTGATTAATTTTCTTAAGTCAAACGTTAAGTATCCTGACATAGCAAAAGCAGACAAGATTTCTGGAAAAGTGTTGATTCAATTTATGGTCGATGAAGAAGGAACCATTAGAAATGTCAAAATTCTTAAAAGTATTTCCCCAGAACTAGATGAAGAAGCTTTGAGGGTAGTAAGGGGGATGCCCACTTGGACTCCGGGACAAATTGACGGAACTACAGTTCATTCGTATTTTAACCTTCCTATAAGTTTCAAGCTATAA
- the lon gene encoding endopeptidase La → MNFGDLNDLDFKHGIDDDSDFIPLLSIEDEDNMRNEKVPEILPILPLRNTVLFPGVVIPITVGRDKSIHLIKDYNKGDKTIGVVAQKSDSTEEPNGDDLYSTGTVAHIIKMLRMPDGNTTIIIQGKKRFKIDKYIQTEPYHKATVTAMDEEIPLKTDKEFQAIISNLKETSTQIVKISPNIPSDASFAINNIESPTFLVNFISSNMNAKTSDKQKMLEVPNLKERSLLVLEYLNKELQMLELRNQIQNKTKVDLDKQQREYFLNQQIKTIQEELGGTNFEQEINEYREQAENKKWSKEIKEIFDKQLSKLQRMNPNAAEHGIQTNYVELLLELPWNEITKDNFDLQNAQEILDEDHFGLEKVKERIIEHLAVLKLKKNLKSPIICLYGPPGVGKTSLGKSIAKALNRKYVRMSLGGLKDESEIRGHRKTYIGAMPGRVLQNLKKVQSSNPVFILDEIDKVGSDYHGDPSSALLEVLDPEQNSTFYDNFLELDYDLSKVMFIATCNNLNTIQPALRDRMEIIEVNGYTVEEKMEIAKRHLIPKQIEESGLKKSQLKISDKVLEYLIDTYTAESGVRNLEKTISKIARNSAVHIAKDEEIPKITEEAVLKILGPSHIKDKYQGNDIAGVVTGLAWTQVGGDILFIETSLSKSKSGKLTLTGNLGDVMKESATLALEYLKAHPHLIDADMDVFETHNIHIHVPEGGTPKDGPSAGIAMLTSLASAFTRRKVKKALAMTGEITLRGKVLPVGGIKEKLLAAKRAGIKEVILCLDNKKDVEDIKPDYLKGLTFHYVTQMEDVLKIALLKEKVKELN, encoded by the coding sequence ATGAACTTCGGAGATTTGAATGATTTAGACTTTAAACACGGCATTGACGACGATTCTGATTTTATTCCCCTTCTCAGTATTGAGGATGAGGATAACATGAGAAATGAAAAAGTACCAGAAATACTGCCAATATTACCGCTTCGTAACACCGTTTTGTTTCCAGGTGTCGTAATTCCAATTACGGTGGGAAGAGATAAATCCATCCATTTAATTAAAGATTACAATAAAGGAGATAAAACCATTGGTGTGGTGGCTCAAAAGAGTGATAGTACTGAGGAACCTAATGGAGACGACCTGTATTCTACAGGTACTGTAGCACACATTATTAAAATGCTTAGGATGCCCGATGGTAATACAACTATCATTATTCAGGGTAAAAAACGATTTAAAATTGATAAATACATTCAAACAGAACCTTACCATAAGGCTACTGTAACAGCTATGGATGAGGAAATTCCGCTTAAAACCGATAAAGAATTTCAAGCCATTATTTCCAATTTAAAAGAAACGTCCACTCAAATTGTAAAAATTTCGCCTAACATCCCCAGCGATGCCAGTTTTGCAATCAATAATATTGAAAGCCCTACTTTTTTGGTGAATTTTATTTCGTCCAACATGAACGCTAAAACGAGCGACAAACAAAAAATGCTGGAAGTTCCGAATTTAAAAGAACGTAGCTTGCTTGTGCTGGAATATTTGAATAAAGAATTGCAGATGTTAGAATTACGTAATCAAATTCAAAACAAAACCAAAGTTGATCTCGATAAACAACAACGTGAATATTTTTTAAATCAGCAAATTAAAACCATTCAAGAAGAATTAGGTGGTACTAACTTTGAACAAGAAATAAACGAGTACCGCGAACAAGCTGAAAATAAAAAATGGAGCAAAGAGATTAAAGAAATTTTTGATAAGCAACTCTCCAAATTGCAACGTATGAATCCCAATGCTGCAGAGCATGGCATACAAACCAATTATGTGGAATTACTTTTAGAATTACCTTGGAACGAAATAACCAAAGATAATTTTGATCTTCAAAACGCACAGGAAATATTAGACGAAGATCATTTTGGTTTAGAAAAAGTGAAGGAACGTATTATTGAACACCTTGCGGTTTTAAAACTTAAAAAGAATTTAAAGTCCCCAATCATTTGTTTGTACGGCCCTCCAGGTGTTGGTAAAACTTCTTTAGGAAAAAGTATTGCCAAAGCCTTGAATAGAAAATATGTGCGGATGAGTTTGGGTGGATTAAAAGATGAAAGCGAAATTCGTGGTCACCGTAAAACATATATTGGCGCTATGCCAGGACGTGTACTTCAAAATTTAAAAAAAGTACAATCATCTAATCCCGTTTTTATTTTAGATGAAATAGATAAAGTAGGTTCCGATTATCATGGAGATCCTTCTTCTGCCTTGTTGGAAGTGTTAGATCCTGAGCAAAACTCTACCTTTTACGATAATTTCCTAGAACTGGATTACGATTTAAGTAAGGTGATGTTTATTGCTACCTGTAATAATTTAAATACAATTCAACCCGCTTTACGCGACCGTATGGAAATTATTGAAGTAAACGGTTACACGGTTGAAGAAAAAATGGAAATCGCTAAAAGACATTTGATACCTAAACAAATAGAAGAAAGCGGTTTAAAAAAATCACAATTAAAAATTAGCGATAAAGTACTCGAATATTTGATTGATACGTATACTGCAGAAAGTGGAGTAAGAAATTTAGAAAAAACAATTTCAAAAATCGCGAGAAACTCTGCGGTGCATATTGCTAAGGACGAAGAAATTCCAAAAATTACCGAAGAAGCGGTATTGAAAATTTTAGGACCATCGCACATTAAAGATAAATACCAGGGCAATGACATCGCAGGCGTTGTAACTGGTTTAGCTTGGACACAAGTAGGTGGCGACATTTTATTTATTGAAACCAGTTTAAGCAAAAGCAAATCGGGAAAGTTGACTCTTACAGGAAACTTAGGAGACGTGATGAAAGAAAGTGCAACACTTGCCTTAGAATATTTAAAAGCGCATCCACATTTAATAGATGCCGATATGGATGTTTTTGAAACACATAACATTCACATTCACGTGCCTGAAGGAGGAACGCCGAAAGATGGTCCAAGTGCCGGTATTGCTATGTTAACCTCTTTAGCAAGTGCTTTTACGCGAAGAAAAGTAAAAAAAGCATTAGCTATGACTGGTGAAATTACTTTACGTGGAAAAGTATTACCTGTTGGCGGTATAAAAGAAAAATTACTAGCTGCAAAACGTGCTGGCATAAAAGAAGTGATTTTATGTCTTGATAATAAAAAAGACGTGGAAGATATAAAACCCGATTATTTAAAAGGTTTAACCTTTCATTACGTAACACAAATGGAAGACGTTTTAAAAATCGCTCTTTTAAAAGAAAAGGTGAAAGAGTTAAATTAA
- a CDS encoding ArnT family glycosyltransferase, translating into MNFTSNNKLLVLLIGVIAAVIFIPFIGNCPLFDWDEVNFAECAREMIVSNDYSHVQLNYRPFWEKPPFFIWMQALSMNIFGVNEFAARFPNAVCSIVSSISIYLIGKKFHSQKFGLIWAALYATTLLPHFYFKSGIIDPWFNLFIFLSVFHSLQFLNNPEGKKELINALLAGLFLGVAVLTKGPAALLISALTILAYLTWNKQLKTLFSKPFILFVVTTLLVSGSWFMVEWLKGNKTIITEFIDYQIRLFETEDSGHSGPFFYHFVVLLIGCFPASLIFIASYLKYKNLTPYQKLFRKIFVCLFWVVLIVFSIAKTKIVHYSSLCYFPLTFIASIGFTQYFHSFKFNSGLKILYWICAGILSIVFTAIGLMKFIKDPLINSGWIHDEFAVQNLQADVYWTGFEFIIGLIFLTGAILTYASLNKHKIRLFYLGMAVNLLFITSSVLVIVPKIEAYTQHAAIEFYKEHAQESCYVETHNFRSYAYLFYSNTKPSDYVNPDQIAYIENQLNVMEKQGHSRLLSYATSNLLWMEHGKIDRPAYIVCKTKDEKHLDGLTEIHKLYQKNGFSFFVRTPLPPDK; encoded by the coding sequence TTGAATTTTACTTCAAATAACAAATTACTTGTTTTACTCATTGGTGTAATTGCCGCGGTAATATTTATTCCTTTCATTGGCAATTGTCCCTTATTTGACTGGGACGAGGTAAATTTTGCTGAGTGTGCTCGCGAGATGATTGTTTCGAATGATTATTCGCATGTACAATTAAACTACCGGCCTTTTTGGGAAAAACCGCCCTTCTTTATATGGATGCAGGCTTTGAGTATGAATATTTTTGGTGTAAATGAATTTGCAGCTCGTTTTCCAAATGCAGTTTGCAGCATTGTTTCTTCAATATCTATTTATTTAATTGGAAAAAAATTTCACTCACAAAAATTCGGACTAATCTGGGCAGCACTTTATGCGACTACACTTTTACCCCATTTTTATTTTAAATCAGGAATCATCGATCCTTGGTTTAATCTGTTTATATTTTTATCTGTTTTCCATTCTCTACAATTTTTAAATAATCCAGAAGGAAAAAAAGAACTCATTAACGCTTTGTTAGCCGGACTTTTTCTTGGCGTAGCTGTTCTTACTAAAGGTCCAGCGGCACTTCTCATTTCTGCGCTTACCATACTTGCCTACTTAACGTGGAACAAACAACTCAAAACACTTTTCTCAAAACCTTTTATTCTATTTGTTGTAACCACACTTTTGGTTTCAGGAAGTTGGTTTATGGTAGAGTGGCTTAAAGGAAACAAAACAATTATTACCGAGTTTATCGATTACCAGATTCGTTTGTTTGAAACCGAAGACAGTGGCCATAGCGGGCCTTTCTTTTATCACTTTGTGGTGTTACTTATTGGCTGTTTTCCGGCGTCTTTAATTTTTATTGCCTCTTATCTAAAATATAAAAACTTAACCCCTTACCAGAAACTGTTTCGTAAAATATTCGTGTGTTTATTCTGGGTTGTACTAATTGTATTTTCTATTGCCAAAACTAAAATTGTACATTATTCCTCGCTTTGTTACTTCCCACTTACTTTTATAGCAAGCATAGGCTTTACCCAGTATTTTCATTCCTTTAAATTTAATTCAGGTTTAAAAATTTTGTATTGGATTTGCGCTGGCATACTTTCCATTGTTTTTACGGCTATAGGATTGATGAAGTTTATTAAAGATCCTCTTATCAATAGCGGATGGATACATGATGAATTTGCTGTGCAGAATTTACAAGCAGATGTTTATTGGACTGGCTTTGAATTTATTATTGGGCTGATCTTTTTAACGGGTGCCATCCTCACTTATGCTTCATTGAACAAACATAAGATTAGACTATTTTATTTAGGAATGGCGGTGAATTTGTTGTTTATTACTTCCTCGGTTCTAGTTATTGTCCCTAAAATAGAAGCCTATACGCAACACGCAGCCATTGAGTTTTATAAAGAACATGCGCAAGAAAGTTGTTACGTAGAAACACATAATTTTAGGAGTTACGCGTATTTGTTCTATTCTAATACCAAACCCAGCGATTACGTGAATCCAGATCAAATCGCATACATAGAAAATCAACTCAATGTGATGGAAAAACAAGGACATTCGCGTTTGCTAAGCTATGCTACCTCAAATTTATTATGGATGGAACATGGTAAAATTGACCGGCCGGCCTACATTGTTTGTAAAACCAAGGACGAAAAGCACCTTGATGGTTTAACAGAAATTCACAAATTATACCAAAAAAACGGCTTTTCTTTCTTTGTAAGAACACCTTTGCCGCCTGACAAATAG
- a CDS encoding phosphatase PAP2 family protein, whose protein sequence is MKVFLKNNSIILLAFLITIGISTGFLLSYEKTDIHYYLNQFVGNKYLNFFFTHITYIGDGTVAVFILIIIMLANIRLGIYATSSFLTATFVSIGLKHLFFDDVNRPSFIFQHYDGRSLTLINGVDLHIHNSFPSGHATQAFSILMCLAFTTQNKFYKLTLFGLAFLTAISRVYLSQHWLIDITVGSIIGMLFSCVYYFVFITNTKLVKLNHPLFSIKTS, encoded by the coding sequence TTGAAGGTATTCCTGAAAAATAATAGCATCATTCTTTTAGCTTTCCTCATTACCATTGGTATTTCTACTGGTTTTCTGCTTAGCTATGAAAAAACAGATATACATTATTACCTAAATCAATTTGTAGGAAATAAGTATTTAAATTTCTTCTTCACCCATATCACCTACATTGGAGATGGCACCGTTGCAGTATTTATATTGATAATTATTATGCTTGCCAACATTCGTCTTGGTATCTACGCTACTTCGTCATTTTTAACAGCTACTTTTGTTTCTATCGGACTTAAACATTTATTTTTTGACGATGTAAATCGTCCGAGTTTTATTTTTCAGCATTACGATGGACGATCACTTACTCTTATAAATGGCGTGGATTTGCACATTCACAATAGTTTTCCGAGCGGGCATGCAACACAAGCTTTTAGTATTTTAATGTGTCTGGCATTTACAACACAAAATAAATTTTACAAATTAACACTTTTTGGACTAGCATTTTTAACTGCTATCAGTCGCGTATACTTATCACAGCATTGGTTAATTGATATTACTGTAGGAAGTATTATTGGCATGTTGTTTAGTTGTGTGTATTATTTTGTTTTTATTACGAACACTAAACTTGTAAAATTAAACCATCCTTTATTTTCAATTAAAACATCTTGA
- the mazG gene encoding nucleoside triphosphate pyrophosphohydrolase, whose product MDERAGSFLKLLKIMDELREQCPWDKKQTIDSIRHLTIEETFELSDAILKKDLNEIKKELGDILLHIVFYSRIASETKAFDIKDVMDTLCEKLIFRHPHIYGNTKAETPEQVSQNWEQLKQKEKGGNKSVLAGVPNSMPALLKAYRIQEKARAVGFDWEDPKEVYGKVKEELDEFEKEIKNKNQENAQKEFGDVLFSLINYARFLNINPEDALEQTNQKFIKRFGYMENKVKEQGKQIADCKLAELDIYWNEAKTLK is encoded by the coding sequence ATGGATGAACGTGCAGGCTCTTTTTTAAAACTGTTGAAAATAATGGATGAGCTAAGGGAACAATGCCCTTGGGATAAAAAACAAACCATCGACAGTATCAGACACTTAACTATAGAAGAAACATTTGAATTAAGCGACGCTATCTTAAAAAAAGATCTAAACGAAATCAAAAAAGAACTGGGCGACATTTTACTTCACATTGTATTTTATTCACGCATTGCCAGCGAAACTAAAGCATTTGACATTAAAGATGTTATGGATACTTTATGCGAAAAACTGATTTTTAGACATCCACACATATACGGCAACACAAAAGCAGAAACACCCGAACAGGTTAGTCAGAATTGGGAGCAACTCAAACAAAAAGAAAAAGGTGGCAATAAATCGGTTTTGGCCGGTGTTCCCAATAGTATGCCTGCTCTACTGAAAGCCTACCGTATTCAAGAAAAAGCCAGAGCGGTTGGATTTGACTGGGAAGATCCAAAAGAGGTTTATGGTAAAGTAAAAGAAGAGCTGGATGAGTTTGAAAAAGAAATTAAAAACAAAAATCAGGAAAACGCTCAAAAAGAATTTGGTGATGTTTTATTCTCACTTATTAATTACGCTCGTTTTTTAAATATTAATCCCGAAGATGCCCTCGAACAAACGAATCAAAAATTTATAAAACGTTTTGGTTATATGGAAAACAAAGTAAAAGAACAAGGCAAACAAATTGCAGATTGTAAACTGGCCGAGTTAGATATTTACTGGAACGAAGCAAAAACATTGAAATAA
- a CDS encoding acyloxyacyl hydrolase: MLKKRTVCALLSILIVSVCVAQNGITSNPDWQIKPAISPGFVLVHRSTIGHLIKGYPTNYEINISKPTLGNKLWHHENNMPDIGLSLQCLDFKNPSQLGYALTVAPYIEIPLNEKEKRSRLVIRLCFGATYITKSFDIKTNHKNIAIGSHVNAFVQFKGFWQFKLSKALRFEPGFIFTHASNGKAKNPNLGLNVLSLNMALNILMPSTKPKPEIIKVDSSTKAKSKNEIMAFAAIGFNQRNIATKDLKCYVVSLTYQRNVRNTHKFSVGFDLFYDENYQIDYENTFLRKPTGFEGMRMSARLGYSYNVGRISFPIELGYYVFQKTQPDANIVSRIGVRYYSRSGLIVHFGLRTHFAVAYDFEYGLGYRFFLK; the protein is encoded by the coding sequence ATGCTTAAAAAACGTACTGTTTGTGCTCTTCTTTCTATTCTTATAGTCTCTGTGTGCGTTGCGCAAAATGGCATTACCAGTAATCCCGATTGGCAAATAAAACCTGCAATTAGTCCGGGCTTTGTGCTCGTTCACCGCAGTACTATTGGGCATCTCATTAAGGGATATCCAACGAACTACGAAATAAATATTTCTAAACCTACATTAGGGAACAAATTATGGCATCATGAAAACAATATGCCTGATATTGGTCTGAGTTTGCAGTGCCTTGATTTCAAAAACCCCTCCCAGTTGGGATATGCTTTAACTGTTGCACCTTATATTGAGATACCTCTGAATGAAAAAGAAAAGCGCTCGCGCCTAGTGATTCGGCTTTGTTTTGGGGCTACGTACATAACCAAGAGTTTTGATATAAAAACAAATCATAAAAACATTGCTATTGGAAGTCATGTAAATGCTTTTGTGCAATTTAAAGGTTTCTGGCAGTTTAAGTTATCAAAAGCCTTGCGTTTTGAACCGGGATTTATTTTCACCCATGCAAGTAACGGCAAGGCTAAGAATCCAAATCTTGGTTTGAATGTATTGAGTTTGAACATGGCCTTAAATATTTTAATGCCATCAACAAAACCTAAACCAGAAATCATTAAAGTTGATTCTTCTACAAAAGCGAAATCAAAGAACGAGATCATGGCTTTTGCAGCCATTGGCTTTAATCAAAGAAATATTGCTACCAAAGATCTCAAATGCTATGTGGTGTCGCTTACTTACCAACGAAATGTTCGCAATACCCATAAATTCAGCGTCGGCTTTGATTTATTTTATGACGAAAATTATCAAATCGATTATGAAAATACCTTTTTAAGAAAACCCACAGGATTTGAAGGCATGCGCATGAGTGCGCGTTTGGGGTATTCTTATAATGTCGGACGAATTAGTTTTCCGATTGAATTGGGTTATTATGTTTTTCAAAAGACACAGCCTGATGCAAATATCGTGAGTAGAATAGGGGTGAGGTATTACAGTAGAAGTGGGCTTATCGTGCATTTTGGTTTACGTACGCACTTTGCCGTGGCTTACGATTTTGAATATGGTTTAGGATACCGCTTTTTCTTGAAATAA
- a CDS encoding GIN domain-containing protein: MSKRSFIYLFFLALFVCCKKENAFDCFKSNGKEISDVRNPGNFRCIDVYDKIEVEVFEGNSFRVEVTAGENIIKNITTTIQNDTLKIQNKNTCNFVRGYKRNIKVNITMPYLKEAISNGVANLTIVNGFMQDSVKVRAEGSGDIFLSGSYSFINAYSNGNGDITVNGSANELLVHLQGTNFFNAQELIVKDKIFIENYSLGDSYLNAENLKKLEYIIFDKGNIYYTGIPSEISGILDKKSQGKLIKQD, from the coding sequence ATGAGCAAACGTAGTTTTATATATTTATTTTTTCTAGCCCTTTTTGTTTGCTGTAAAAAAGAAAATGCGTTCGACTGTTTTAAGTCTAACGGTAAAGAAATCTCTGATGTAAGGAATCCTGGAAATTTTAGATGCATCGATGTTTACGATAAAATTGAAGTGGAAGTATTTGAAGGAAACTCTTTTCGGGTTGAAGTGACTGCCGGAGAAAACATCATTAAAAATATTACAACCACCATACAGAACGATACTTTGAAAATTCAAAATAAAAACACTTGCAATTTTGTACGTGGCTATAAAAGAAATATAAAAGTTAATATTACAATGCCTTATCTGAAGGAAGCCATCAGTAATGGGGTTGCAAATCTTACAATTGTAAATGGGTTTATGCAAGATTCGGTGAAGGTGCGTGCAGAAGGGTCGGGAGATATTTTTTTAAGTGGTAGCTACAGCTTTATTAATGCCTACTCAAACGGTAATGGAGATATTACAGTAAATGGAAGCGCGAACGAACTCTTAGTGCATTTACAAGGAACTAACTTTTTTAATGCACAAGAGTTAATAGTAAAAGATAAAATTTTTATTGAAAATTATAGTCTTGGTGATTCTTATCTGAACGCAGAGAATCTTAAAAAACTAGAGTACATTATTTTTGATAAGGGTAATATTTATTACACAGGAATCCCTTCAGAAATAAGCGGCATTCTCGATAAAAAATCGCAAGGAAAATTGATTAAGCAAGATTGA
- a CDS encoding LON peptidase substrate-binding domain-containing protein, giving the protein MNENFFPDVPAPKMHDYFMRPLNNTKYQHMKTRQLTIPMFPLNMVLFPGETTKLYIFEDRYKQLVDDCLDNDASFGIPYMEKGKRQRFGCEVKINRILKTYENGGMDILIEGTNIFELLEFSEILRPKLYGAGLIEYLNINQKIILNNLQDATVNYFGTVQNKIIDYETVANLSIYSVASALQLTHPEKYRLLAAQNQQLHLLNLLNFIIHIINTEQQLKDRFIDN; this is encoded by the coding sequence TTGAATGAAAATTTCTTTCCTGATGTGCCAGCACCAAAAATGCATGATTATTTCATGCGACCATTAAACAATACAAAATACCAACACATGAAAACACGACAATTAACCATCCCCATGTTTCCTTTAAATATGGTATTGTTTCCGGGAGAAACAACAAAGTTGTACATATTTGAAGACCGCTACAAACAATTGGTTGACGATTGTTTAGATAACGATGCATCTTTTGGAATTCCATATATGGAAAAAGGGAAAAGACAGCGTTTTGGCTGCGAAGTAAAAATAAACCGCATTTTAAAAACATACGAAAATGGCGGTATGGATATTTTAATAGAAGGAACTAATATTTTTGAGCTACTTGAGTTTTCTGAAATATTGCGTCCTAAATTGTATGGTGCAGGTTTAATAGAGTACTTAAACATCAATCAAAAAATTATTCTAAACAATCTGCAAGACGCAACCGTGAATTATTTTGGAACCGTTCAAAATAAAATAATTGATTACGAAACGGTTGCCAACCTAAGCATATACAGTGTTGCCTCTGCTTTGCAATTAACACATCCTGAAAAATACCGTTTGCTTGCCGCGCAAAATCAACAATTGCACTTATTAAATCTGCTTAATTTTATTATTCATATTATTAATACGGAACAGCAGCTAAAGGATAGGTTTATTGATAATTAA
- a CDS encoding C1 family peptidase — protein sequence MQHKLIIGFLFLSLAFTAQEKTNKKDSEYKFTVIKNLENTPVQNQNQTSTCWSFSSLSFFESEIIRLGKGKAPIDIGVNLSEMYVVNKVYSMKADNYVRMHGKTNFGEGGGFPDVVTVLKNYGLVPEEVYTGKKDFKAPHNHKILETTLKNILLPASLDETNKIDFSFLHNTVNSICDEFLGKTPEKFDYKGKSYTPKTYAEATGLKAEDYIFLTSFSHHPFYSPFVLEIPDNWNWQTTYNLPLNEFQEVMSNAINTGYTFAWGADVSEKGFMRADGLAIIPENYFDKISDEEKKNLSIKPQKQMPITQELRQFAFDNYDTQDDHGMHVVGLVKDQNNTLYYIVKNSWGTDSNQCDGYFYASESYVLFKTTSIMLHKKALPPAIAKKLGITL from the coding sequence ATGCAACATAAACTCATTATCGGCTTCTTGTTCTTAAGTCTTGCTTTTACTGCACAAGAAAAAACAAATAAAAAAGATAGCGAATACAAATTCACAGTTATTAAAAATCTGGAGAATACCCCCGTTCAAAATCAAAATCAAACAAGTACTTGCTGGTCGTTTTCTTCCTTATCTTTTTTCGAAAGTGAGATCATTCGTTTGGGTAAAGGCAAAGCCCCGATAGATATCGGGGTTAACTTGAGTGAAATGTATGTCGTAAATAAGGTCTATTCCATGAAGGCTGATAATTACGTCCGCATGCACGGTAAAACTAATTTTGGTGAAGGCGGTGGATTTCCAGATGTTGTAACAGTTTTAAAGAACTACGGTTTGGTTCCTGAAGAGGTTTATACAGGTAAAAAAGATTTTAAAGCGCCGCACAATCATAAAATTTTGGAAACCACTTTAAAAAACATACTCCTTCCTGCTTCATTGGATGAAACCAATAAAATTGATTTTAGCTTTTTACACAATACTGTAAACTCTATTTGCGACGAATTTCTTGGAAAAACACCTGAAAAGTTTGACTATAAAGGGAAAAGCTACACGCCTAAAACCTATGCCGAAGCAACCGGATTAAAAGCTGAGGATTATATTTTCCTAACTTCCTTTTCGCACCATCCTTTTTACTCGCCTTTTGTTTTAGAAATTCCAGATAATTGGAATTGGCAAACCACTTACAATCTTCCTTTAAATGAATTTCAAGAAGTAATGAGTAATGCCATTAATACTGGATATACCTTTGCCTGGGGCGCCGATGTGAGCGAAAAAGGATTTATGCGTGCTGATGGTTTAGCTATTATTCCTGAAAATTATTTTGACAAAATAAGTGACGAGGAAAAAAAGAATCTTTCTATTAAGCCTCAAAAACAAATGCCAATCACTCAGGAGCTGCGTCAATTCGCTTTTGATAATTACGATACACAAGACGATCATGGCATGCATGTTGTTGGATTAGTAAAGGATCAAAACAACACCCTTTACTACATCGTTAAAAATAGTTGGGGGACAGATTCTAACCAATGTGACGGCTATTTTTACGCGAGTGAGAGTTATGTGCTTTTTAAAACCACTAGCATAATGCTTCATAAAAAGGCATTACCGCCTGCAATTGCTAAAAAACTGGGTATAACGCTTTAA
- a CDS encoding AtpZ/AtpI family protein, whose amino-acid sequence MPEQKQPNLLFKYGNIAVQMGVIIGLSVWGGKKLDLHFQNHTPVYTIVLSLLGIGVALYLALKDFIHPKKNS is encoded by the coding sequence ATGCCAGAGCAAAAACAGCCTAATCTTTTATTTAAATATGGTAACATTGCCGTGCAAATGGGTGTTATTATCGGCCTCTCTGTTTGGGGAGGGAAAAAATTAGATCTACATTTTCAAAATCACACTCCGGTTTATACCATTGTATTAAGCTTATTGGGAATTGGCGTTGCGCTTTATCTTGCATTAAAAGATTTTATCCATCCTAAAAAAAATAGTTAA